AATTGATTAAAGTAGAATAGAGATGCTTGTCAATGAAATTGTACGCTACAAAATGATcagatggagaaaatcgaaTTCCAATACTTACCAGTCATAGACAGTGGGAGAATTTGGCTGCGGCCTGTCAAAGTAATTAGCGCCGACATTCTTAGTGGCGAGGTTGCTTCCGGGGTGGAACACGCTCCGCCAAACATTGTCCCTCCGCGCCGCTGTTGGTGAGAGAGCATTCTGCGCCCCCGGAGTCGTGGGCGGGGTTCCGGGGCTCGCCGGCATCGACAGAGACCTCGCGTACTTGCTACTACTACTTCCCTCTCCACCGATATCTGATCATCAACATCGAGACACACGCATACAAACACGGGTTGGTGCACGTTTTTGCTTAAGAGAAAGGAAGAAGTTGGCAGCTGATGTGATTAACATACCTTTGACGTTCAAGGGATTTGCGAAGTCTTTCTTGAGGTGTTTGAGGCCACGCTCGGGCTGAGGCCCGGCGACAACATCGTCCCAAAGATGATCAAGCAGCACCATTTTCTTGGCTTGGATTCTTCTTCCCAAGTGAGATATCCAAGCAGAAGAATAAATAGAGAGGGTTTTGTGGCCAAAATATCTGATCCAAGTGTAACGTTTCACTATTTCCAAACGGTAAGGGCCAGGACAGACCGGTAAATCTTGACAAATGGtgtggtttatggaaaacaagGAGTGGAAAAAGAGAGTATATGGGAATAGATAAGGATGAAGACTTGAAGGCAGGTGTGGGACTCGAGAGTAGGACAGATggcttggggagttgctgtccaaTTGTACGTTTGTCATCTATTGGCTCAATTCTCTGttcattataataaaaaatttatttgattgattatttaaatttttaaataagatatttgtacTCAAAGTCATATACGTTGTGGTCCAATTGATGAGGTAATTGATTCTTTttatttggacaaaaatttGTACCGACAGTTTTGTGTAAGAAGGATTTTTTATTTGCAtcttttatgaaaaatattactttttatgcttaaCGGTAGGATTAACTCATCtaaaagataaagattcgtgagatcgtctcacgaaatttctattttttgggtagtatttttatataatatgcTAATTGCAAAGGTTGCAGATCATTAGTGTAGGCCCATTACAAGGAGGAATATTAACCCCTCAATATGCTATTCCTCCTATACATCATATTTATGGCCCATTTGTCCCCAATAATTAACTCTTGTCTATCCTATTTCGTTAATCATTATTATCTTCTATGGCCGCGTTTGGTTCGGATGATTAGCCGGGATAGATTATTTTATCCTACTTAGTCAGCTGTTTGGTACgcgtgattatttaaccaagtcaatccctcctatgaatgattaggttatattaggtaggttaaaataatacctcctcaccccctaggattatttatccaactcttaatatctcatatttttccaattttacccttttcttatattcaaactcaccaccacttcccgcCACCGACCGCCGCCGCCACGATCGCCCCCGGCCGACTGCCGACGTACCGCCGGCCGAGCCCCGGCCGACTGCCGCCGCCCGCGCCGACTATTTCCGGTGTCGGTCGAAATTTCCGGCCGGCCATTTTTGGCCGCCGCCTCCCGCCTGCCGTTTCCGGCCGCCGTCCGTCGCCACCACTGTTGCcgtcgccgccgccgccgcgaaggggaagggcaattttgtcttttcatcaaaaaattcaaaattatcctacacttaaaaatcttaccaaacataatattattttacaccatatattacaaTCCTACcacaatcattttttttatcatttacatactaatcattagtttatcATATCCTTCCAATCAAACGCAGAGTATAAATATTTGTGCAATTAGAACATTAAGGCACTAAATTAGaattaattagtattaattctgatttattattttgattactatattttagtaattaaataataaatctgTCATAATAACTTGAAACGGTTTAGTGAAATCTTTCGAATTGATAGTGTCTATTCAGAAAAAATTCTGAACGGAGAAATACTTGTTCAGAAAAGGTGTTTATTCAGACAATAACATACTTTGACAGAAAATGTTTCGATATAATTTCATTTTTGAATTGTACAGTGCAAATTTCTCTAATTCGATCGAAACAAAATAACattctgaaaaattattttctaacaGGATCTGAACGCTACTCCCACTCCCAATATATATGATCGAAATTAAAGTCTTTCCGAGTACTTCGCTGTTTTGCTAATCAGAGAACAGAGCGGAGACAAGTAAATCTTGGAGAAAGACGGCTCTCCCGGCTGCCTGTTGCGTTCTTTCTTCACGCTCTTCGCGACTCAATGATGAATCCAAACTGCTGCAACAAAGCAGGGAAAGGGTTAGGATAAAATGGTAAATAACTTCGTTAAAGATCACCATTGGGATCGGGTAGAGCAAATGTCTCTCATCACATAAAAGAAAGAACTTTTAATTCGATGCCACGTTTTTCAAGGTTTTGTCCCATCAGAATATGAAGGGTATCCCCCTTCCCAGTTTTATAATCCAAAATGTTCAGTTTTAAGAAGACAGTTTTGAGAAAGTGAGAAGAATTACTAACATTACCATGTTTACACCCTCAGTGTGATTCAATGTCAGGAAGCATATACAATTTCTGCAGACCAACGAACCCATTCCCAGTCACTATGTTGAAATCAATTCCCAGGAAATGATAAGTTTTGGTCGTGGAGTCTAGGCAAGCAATTGCCGAGGCAAAGATGATTTACAGGGCAGTCGGTCTCCTACATCTACCCTATGTATATACATGTTTTTTCTTTCATGCACACAACAGAGTTTTCGCCTCCCTAATCGTAACTACTGACAGATTTTCATTTGGTCTCCTATATTCAGTTTTCGACTCAACCAAGACAGTTGGCTCATCACAAAGAaaactaaagatttaaaatgttCAATTTGACAAAGGGAAATTGGCTCTTTACCTCGATTTCCAAACAGATAGTGATGCATCACTTTTTGAGGAGATTTCCTCAATACTCGACATCATAGATTTTGAAATTTCCTCACTTTCAGAACCCATAAAGTTCAAAACAAGAGATGACAAGAAAGGAtcagcaacagcagcagcatTGGATGAAGCTGCATTGTTGGATCGGTAAGTGCTGCCTCCAAGAAGTGCCTGAAGATGGGCTTCACGAAGATCCTTACCCAGCAGAGACAACGCTTGACTGTTTGGAGCGGGAACTCTACGCAATCTGCGACGTCTCTGAAAGTGACTGTAAGTTATAGAAATCTTTGACACGGTTTAAGTATAGGagtgaataaaataaaatcatgcaataATATACTGGAATCTTCTTTTCACAAAAAGGATATCTTGAATAAGTGTCCGTGTTGTAGAGTTATGTGACTTAACACGTCCTGTGTGACTTTAGCCGAACAAACTGGACAGATCTGCATGAAATGAATAAATCAAGGATAATCCAGCCTAGCTCATAATACTTACAACACcaattaataattatcaaaGCACATGTAGCTGAAATTTTATTTAGTCAATTGGCAGTGAACAGAGTTGGTGGCAAGCacacaaaaaatttaatttctcatGGAATGAAAGAGCATTATCAAATGTGGAAATTGGGAAGATTTTGCAcgataaaaaatgaaatacaGGAATCCAGAACTATGAAATCTAACCAAAGGCACATGATCAAAATGCAATATCCTTTCCATTTGTTAGGGAAACGTGatataaaatgttaaaactgATACTTAGGACACAATAACAAGCCTTACAAGATCAATAAACAAACAAATATCGGTCTGAACACTTAAAAGTTTCGTCTTCCAAAATGTAGTATGTCGTCTTCAACCAGATCACCCTCAAACCAAATCCCAGGTCCTCCACTGCCTCAGTCGCATAATTCCAACTTTATTTTAATGAACAAGGGCTCAATAAATAACTGGTCTAAATTATTAAAGTAAGTTGTCCCATCCATCTCAAGAAAAATACCCAAAAAATCTTGAATTcttatatattttatacattTTTCATAAGTATCGATGTCATTACACTTGTATTATTGGACAGTGCCCCTGATTGGTTCTCACTGCAAGGcggggtgtgtgtgtgtgtatttatataatttacAGAAGAAATCGAATTAACCATGAATCAAACTTTCCACCGGATGAAACAAATCTTGAACCAGTTATAAAAAGAAAAACGGGATCAGAGCAAATGTACAAAAGCAATCCaaaatatatattgaaataCATACACGTACACAAATGCAAAGAGAAACTCACGGCGGGTCTGGATTCACTAGGATGTTCATCTTCAAGATGTGGGCAAAGGGACGCTATATCTAACTCCTCGAAACAATAGGGGCATGGGAAATCGGATCGGATGTCTTCTTCCACCTCGAAACCATCCCTTCCAAATCGATCTACAAAAAACCAGAAAAAATGCAGAAGAAAAAAGACTTGCAGATCAATCGAGAGAAGCACAAACACTATAAATTAGATAAAATGAAGCAAACCCAATTGAGAGAAGCCATGGTTATGCGAGAGATGGTGGTGATTCAACAGATTAAACTGCCTTTTCGCGGCGGCCAAGCGATTGGTCCAGAAATCAGAGTCCATGAATTGATTATAATACAAGTAGATCaaaaaatttgatgaaaaaaatacACAGACGGGTCGAAATAAAAAACAGTTGAATCACAGAAATATATTTAGAAGCTGCTGTAGGTTTTTATTCCCGAAAAAGAAATAACAAAATGGATATATTTCTTGTTTTAGAATGAATCGATTGTGGAATTGGCTCTGAGAATCATTTGGAAGCTGGAGctcttttgactttttcttcatGTTTGTGCATGTATATGTGTCCGATGGGTTCCCTAAATCAGACAAAAATAATTTCGCTGTTGTGAGGTGGATAATATGGGTATTTTCAAccgatttttcattttttttagtaaaaacTAAACTTAAATCATACGAAATATGATTAAGATAAGAACATTTTCTCGTGTGaaatggtctcacgaatttttgtatgtgagacggatcaaacctaccgatattcataataaaaagtaatattttttcatggatgacccaaataagatattcgtcccataaaatacgatccgtgagatcatctcacgcaaatttttgtcaaaaatattttatgtatgaATAAATaagatattattaaaaaaataatttataaattgataaccAAATCAGACAGACCAGCTATGATTTGTCATATTctgtataaatattattttat
The Primulina tabacum isolate GXHZ01 chromosome 9, ASM2559414v2, whole genome shotgun sequence DNA segment above includes these coding regions:
- the LOC142555927 gene encoding auxin-repressed 12.5 kDa protein-like is translated as MVLLDHLWDDVVAGPQPERGLKHLKKDFANPLNVKDIGGEGSSSSKYARSLSMPASPGTPPTTPGAQNALSPTAARRDNVWRSVFHPGSNLATKNVGANYFDRPQPNSPTVYDWLYSEDTRSKHHR
- the LOC142555928 gene encoding protein DEHYDRATION-INDUCED 19-like isoform X2; amino-acid sequence: MDSDFWTNRLAAAKRQFNLLNHHHLSHNHGFSQLDRFGRDGFEVEEDIRSDFPCPYCFEELDIASLCPHLEDEHPSESRPAICPVCSAKVTQDVLSHITLQHGHLFKFQRRRRLRRVPAPNSQALSLLGKDLREAHLQALLGGSTYRSNNAASSNAAAVADPFLSSLVLNFMGSESEEISKSMMSSIEEISSKSDASLSVWKSSLDSSLSREEREERTQQAAGRAVFLQDLLVSALFSD
- the LOC142555928 gene encoding protein DEHYDRATION-INDUCED 19 homolog 4-like isoform X1, producing the protein MDSDFWTNRLAAAKRQFNLLNHHHLSHNHGFSQLDRFGRDGFEVEEDIRSDFPCPYCFEELDIASLCPHLEDEHPSESRPAICPVCSAKVTQDVLSHITLQHGHLFKFQRRRRLRRVPAPNSQALSLLGKDLREAHLQALLGGSTYRSNNAASSNAAAVADPFLSSLVLNFMGSESEEISKSMMSSIEEISSKSDASLSVWKSSSLDSSLSREEREERTQQAAGRAVFLQDLLVSALFSD